Proteins encoded together in one Camelina sativa cultivar DH55 chromosome 9, Cs, whole genome shotgun sequence window:
- the LOC104714666 gene encoding indole glucosinolate O-methyltransferase 4-like, translating into MANHLQDPLTTSSELAIIKEDQQFDKEKVSLQADKILYTMAFPMAFKTALELGVFDTISAVDEGMWLSSSEIALRLPTKPTNPEAPVLLDRMLALLVSHSILKCRMVETGKNGQTGKHERVYAAEPVCMFFLNRGGGSGSLASLFMVANSEVYFKTWEHLKDMILEGTDAFTSAHGMKVFEYIDSNERFGEIFNRAMSDASIMIMNRVLEVYKGFEDVNTLVDVGGGVGTGIGLVTSKYPHIKGINFDIAKVIAHAPLYPGVEHVSGDMFKEIPKGDAIFMKWILHDWNDEDCVKILKSCWASLSEKGKVILVDMITPVEPKINDSSNVVFAVDMVMLTLCSGGKERSLPQIETLAFDSGFIRCEIICHAYSYSLIELHK; encoded by the exons atggcaaACCATCTTCAAGACCCCTTAACCACTTCTTCTGAATTGGCTATAATCAAAGAAGATCAGCaatttgacaaagaaaaagtgAGCTTGCAAGCGGATAAGATCTTGTACACTATGGCCTTCCCCATGGCTTTCAAAACAGCCTTGGAGCTTGGCGTCTTCGACACGATCTCTGCTGTAGATGAAGGCATGTGGCTCTCGTCTTCTGAGATTGCGCTTCGTCTCCCTACCAAACCTACCAACCCGGAGGCACCGGTTTTGTTGGACAGGATGCTGGCTTTACTTGTTAGTCACTCAATCCTAAAGTGCCGTATGGTTGAAACTGGTAAAAACGGTCAAACCGGAAAACACGAGAGAGTTTATGCTGCTGAACCGGTTTGCATGTTTTTCTTGAACCGTGGCGGCGGCTCGGGTTCTCTTGCATCTCTCTTCATGGTAGCTAATAGCGAAGTCTATTTCAAGACTTG GGAACATCTCAAAGATATGATATTAGAAGGAACGGATGCATTTACCTCCGCCCACGGCATGAAAGTTTTTGAATACATTGATTCAAACGAAAGATTCGGTGAGATTTTTAACCGGGCAATGTCAGACGCTTCTATCATGATAATGAATAGAGTTCTAGAAGTGTACAAGGGATTCGAAGATGTAAATACTTTAGTGGATGTGGGAGGAGGAGTCGGAACCGGTATAGGTTTAGTGACTTCCAAGTATCCTCATATCAAAGGCATCAATTTTGACATAGCCAAGGTTATAGCCCATGCTCCTCTTTATCCAG GAGTGGAGCATGTTTCAGGAGATATGTTTAAAGAAATTCCAAAAGGAGATGCTATCTTCATGAAA TGGATACTACACGATTGGAACGACGAAGATTGTGTAAAGATTCTAAAAAGTTGTTGGGCAAGTCTCTcggaaaaaggaaaagtgatACTAGTCGACATGATTACACCGGTGGAACCAAAGATCAACGACTCTTCTAATGTTGTGTTTGCTGTGGACATGGTTATGTTAACACTATGCTCAGGTGGTAAGGAGAGGTCACTTCCCCAGATCGAGACTCTAGCCTTTGATTCGGGTTTTATTCGTTGCGAAATCATATGTCATGCCTATTCGTATAGTCTTATCGAACTACACAAATAG
- the LOC104714667 gene encoding indole glucosinolate O-methyltransferase 4, which yields MANHLQDPLTTSLKSSLIKEEQQLDKETVSLQAEKILYTMGFPMVFKTALELGVIDTIAAVDEGVWLSSTEIALRLPTKPTNPQAPVLLDRVLALLVSHSILKCRMVETGKNGQTGKTERVYAAEPVCMFFSNRGGGSGSLASLVMVANSEVYFKTWTHLKDMILVGKDAFTSAHGMRLFEYIGSNQRFGEMFNRGMSESSTMTMNRVLEVYKGFEDVNTLVDVGGGFGHVTGLVTSKYPHIKGINFDVAKVLTEAPLYPGVEHVSGDMFKEIPKGDAIIMKWILHDWNDEDCLKILRNCWTSLSEKGKVILVDMLTPVEPKTNDTYSNIVLGMDMIMLTQLSGGKERSFPQIETLAFGSGFIRCEIICRAYSYSVIELHK from the exons atggcaaACCATCTTCAAGATCCCTTAACCACTTCCCTTAAATCGAGTCTAATCAAAGAAGAGCAACAACTTGACAAAGAAACAGTGAGCTTGCAAGCGGAGAAGATCCTGTATACTATGGGCTTCCCTATGGTTTTCAAAACGGCCTTGGAGCTTGGCGTCATCGACACGATTGCTGCTGTAGATGAAGGCGTGTGGCTCTCGTCGACCGAGATTGCGCTACGTCTTCCTACCAAACCCACCAACCCGCAAGCACCGGTTTTGTTGGACCGGGTGCTGGCTTTACTTGTTAGTCACTCAATCCTAAAGTGCCGTATGGTGGAAACAGGTAAAAACGGTCAAACCGGAAAAACCGAGAGAGTTTATGCTGCTGAACCGGTTTGCATGTTTTTCTCCAACCGTGGCGGCGGCTCCGGTTCTCTTGCATCTCTCGTCATGGTAGCCAATAGCGAAGTCTATTTCAAGACTTG GACACATCTCAAAGATATGATATTAGTAGGAAAAGATGCATTTACCTCTGCTCATGGCATGCGACTCTTTGAATACATTGGTTCAAACCAACGATTCGGTGAGATGTTTAACCGGGGAATGTCAGAATCTTCGACCATGACCATGAATAGAGTTCTAGAAGTGTACAAGGGATTCGAAGATGTAAACACTTTAGTGGATGTTGGAGGAGGATTTGGACACGTCACAGGTTTAGTGACTTCCAAGTATCCTCATATTAAGGGCATCAATTTCGACGTAGCCAAAGTTTTAACTGAAGCTCCTCTTTATCCAG gaGTGGAGCATGTTTCAGGAGATATGTTTAAAGAAATTCCAAAAGGAGATGCCATCATCatgaaa TGGATACTACATGATTGGAACGACGAAGATTGCCTAAAGATTCTAAGAAACTGTTGGACAAGTCTTTcggaaaaaggaaaagtgatACTAGTTGATATGCTTACGCCGGTGGAACCAAAGACCAACGACACTTATTCTAACATTGTACTTGGTATGGACATGATTATGTTAACACAATTGTCAGGTGGTAAGGAGAGGTCATTTCCCCAGATCGAGACTCTAGCCTTTGGTTCGGGTTTTATTCGGTGTGAAATCATATGTCGTGCCTATTCATATAGTGTTATTGAATTACACAAATAG
- the LOC104714668 gene encoding replication factor C subunit 2 produces MAASSSTSSGVESEKPWVEKYRPSKVVDIVGNEDAVSRLQVIARDGNMPNLILAGPPGTGKTTSILALAHELLGKNYKEAVLELNASDDRGIDVVRNKIKMFAQKKVTLPPGRHKVVILDEADSMTSGAQQALRRTIEIYSNSTRFALACNTSAKIIEPIQSRCALVRFSRLSDQQILGRLMIVVQAENVPYVPEGLEAIIFTADGDMRQALNNLQATNSGFRLVNQENVFKVCDQPHPLHVKNIVRNVLESKFDDACHGLKQLYDLGYSPTDIITTLFRIIKNYEMAEYLKLEFMKETGFAHMRICDGVGSYLQLCGLLAKLAIVRETAKAP; encoded by the exons ATGGCGGCGTCGTCTTCAACCTCTTCCGGCGTGGAAAGCGAGAAACCATGGGTAGAGAAATACAGGCCGAGCAAAGTAGTCGATATCGTTGGTAATGAAGACGCCGTCTCTAGACTTCAAGTCATCGCTCGCGACGGGAACATGCCTAATCTCATCCTTGCC GGTCCACCTGGAACAGGTAAAACCACAAGCATTTTGGCTCTTGCTCACGAGCTTCTTGGTAAGAACTATAAGGAGGCTGTTCTGGAGTTGAATGCATCTGATGATAG GGGTATTGATGTTGTAAGGAACAAAATTAAGATGTTTGCGCAGAAGAAAGTAACACTTCCTCCAGGGCGTCATAAGGTTGTCATTCTTGATGAAGCTGACAG TATGACATCTGGAGCACAACAAGCATTGAGGAGAACGATTGAAATCTATTCGAACTCTACGCGGTTTGCACTTGCTTGCAACACATCAGCCAAGATTATTGAGCCCATTCAGAGTAGATGTGCCTTAGTTCGGTTCTCTAGATTATCTGATCAGCAGATATTAGGCCGTCTCATGATTGTGGTTCAAGCAGAGAAT GTTCCTTATGTACCTGAAGGCCTGGAGGCGATTATTTTTACAGCTGATGGTGACATGAGGCAAGCTCTGAACAACTTGCAAGCCACTAATAGCGGGTTTCGTCTCGTCAACCAAGAAAACGTCTTCAAG GTCTGTGACCAGCCTCACCCACTTCATGTCAAGAACATTGTTCGTAATGTGTTGGAAAGTAAGTTTGATGATGCTTGTCACGGCTTAAAGCAGCTCTACGATCTGGGATACTCTCCAACCGACATTATCACAACGCTTTTCCGTATAATAAAGAATTACGAGATGGCTGAGTATCTGAAACTTGAGTTCATGAAG GAAACTGGATTTGCGCATATGAGAATCTGCGATGGAGTTGGATCATATCTTCAACTATGTGGTCTTCTGGCTAAACTAGCCATTGTTCGTGAAACAGCGAAAGCACCTTAA